Proteins found in one Candidatus Zixiibacteriota bacterium genomic segment:
- a CDS encoding efflux RND transporter periplasmic adaptor subunit yields the protein MAKKKKLFLIIGAAIVFAVFIVLAIVKNQEKLIPVTVETVEKGKIISIVTASGKVEAKTKVNISADVMGKIIKLPVVEGQNVEKSQLLVEIDKTQNLTDVAQMRAALAQAKVGEEEAQINYSRQNELFNRKLISQAEYDIARINLDRAKAYVNQSQASLDRAFDYLDKCTIKAPMAGTITTLNSEEGENVIIGTMNNIGTVIMVISDLSEIEVKADVDETDIARLELGQEVEILLDAFPDTTFNGKVTEIGNAAKITGGYTEQVTNFEVTVLITDTVPGIKPGMNATVDITTNIRDDVIKIPIQSVVMRKPPKKEQNNLDSNSGAVASTNESDSSAVSDTGKDKEKEIDGVFIVEDKTVKFVPVVAGISDQQHIEIISGIEPDQKIVTGTYKTLRTLKDGDKVKPDEKKFDESSS from the coding sequence GTGGCAAAGAAGAAAAAATTATTTTTAATAATCGGCGCAGCGATAGTATTTGCTGTTTTCATCGTTCTCGCTATAGTTAAAAATCAGGAAAAACTCATTCCGGTAACTGTTGAAACTGTCGAAAAAGGAAAAATAATATCTATAGTTACCGCCAGCGGCAAAGTTGAAGCGAAAACTAAGGTTAATATCTCTGCCGATGTTATGGGCAAAATTATTAAACTGCCTGTGGTTGAAGGGCAAAATGTTGAAAAAAGTCAACTTTTGGTTGAAATCGATAAAACTCAAAATCTTACCGATGTCGCCCAGATGAGAGCTGCGCTTGCTCAGGCTAAAGTTGGCGAGGAAGAAGCGCAGATTAATTACTCAAGGCAAAATGAACTTTTCAACCGCAAACTTATCTCTCAAGCCGAATATGATATCGCCCGAATCAATCTTGACCGCGCGAAAGCTTATGTCAATCAGTCTCAGGCAAGCCTCGATAGAGCTTTCGACTATCTCGATAAATGCACGATTAAAGCCCCTATGGCCGGCACTATTACTACGTTAAATTCTGAAGAAGGGGAGAACGTTATAATCGGCACAATGAATAATATCGGCACCGTAATTATGGTCATATCCGATCTATCCGAAATTGAGGTTAAAGCCGATGTCGATGAGACCGATATCGCCCGATTGGAATTAGGCCAGGAAGTGGAGATTTTACTGGATGCTTTCCCTGATACGACTTTCAATGGTAAAGTTACCGAAATCGGCAATGCGGCAAAAATTACCGGAGGCTATACAGAACAAGTAACCAATTTCGAAGTAACTGTTTTGATAACCGATACGGTTCCCGGAATAAAGCCCGGCATGAACGCTACGGTAGATATTACCACTAATATCCGGGATGATGTTATCAAGATACCGATTCAATCAGTAGTAATGAGGAAACCTCCCAAAAAAGAACAAAATAATCTCGATAGCAATTCCGGAGCAGTTGCCTCGACTAACGAAAGCGATTCATCTGCGGTAAGCGATACCGGCAAAGATAAAGAAAAAGAAATTGACGGTGTTTTTATAGTCGAGGACAAAACAGTTAAGTTTGTGCCCGTTGTTGCCGGCATTTCAGACCAACAGCATATTGAGATAATTTCCGGAATTGAACCGGATCAAAAAATCGTAACCGGCACATATAAAACTTTGCGGACCCTTAAGGATGGCGATAAAGTTAAGCCGGATGAGAAAAAATTTGATGAATCTTCATCTTGA
- a CDS encoding ABC transporter ATP-binding protein → MIQTKDIWKIYEMGAEKVNALQGVNVKINKGEYVAIMGPSGSGKSTLMNLIGCLDTPTRGDYYLNERQVSSMNDDELAFIRNKEIGFIFQTFNLLARASALRNVELPLIYNGTKSDARIEKSKSALEKVGLVDRMNHKPNELSGGQRQRVAVARALVNNPSIILADEPTGNLDTKTGEEIMQLIADLHTQGNTIIVVTHEKDIAAHADRVIYIRDGLVEKEEVVKKF, encoded by the coding sequence CTGATACAGACAAAAGATATCTGGAAAATATATGAGATGGGAGCGGAAAAAGTTAACGCTCTCCAGGGTGTAAATGTCAAAATTAACAAAGGTGAGTATGTTGCCATCATGGGGCCATCCGGTTCCGGCAAATCGACGCTGATGAACCTTATCGGCTGCCTCGATACGCCGACTCGCGGCGATTATTATCTTAACGAACGGCAAGTATCATCCATGAATGATGATGAGCTGGCTTTTATACGCAACAAAGAAATAGGGTTCATATTTCAAACATTCAATCTGCTGGCGCGAGCCTCCGCTCTTAGAAATGTGGAACTGCCGTTGATTTATAACGGCACAAAATCGGATGCTCGTATAGAAAAATCCAAAAGCGCCTTAGAAAAAGTCGGACTTGTCGATAGAATGAACCACAAACCAAATGAGCTTTCCGGCGGACAACGTCAGAGAGTGGCAGTAGCCAGAGCGCTGGTGAATAACCCATCGATTATTCTTGCCGATGAACCAACCGGCAACCTCGATACGAAAACAGGCGAGGAAATCATGCAGCTAATCGCCGACCTTCATACACAGGGCAATACAATAATCGTAGTTACTCACGAAAAAGATATCGCCGCTCATGCCGACCGCGTTATTTACATACGCGATGGCCTTGTTGAAAAAGAAGAGGTTGTAAAAAAGTTTTAA
- a CDS encoding ABC transporter permease: protein MHLQEGIIIAARAIYANKLRSILTLIGIIIGVATVIAVVSVISGMNKYVADKINSMGSTTFWVDRFGLITTHEQFLEARKRKKITIDDMLAVDRYCELCEKVGGSSQTRRNVKFKSNYLEDISIIGSTSNYVEISDIDIDYGRAFLESDDQRRSAVCLIGPDLVEYLFFDEDPINKMLKIGSCYFRVIGVGNKRGSFLGQNQDNWVAIPIRTFQKYFGRHREVELHIKASSVAQMEETQDEVRVILRNRRGDRYKDPDSFGMVTAESIMEIYNNLTGTAWIVLIGVASISLIVGGIVIMNIMLVSVTERTREIGIRKAIGAKRRDILWQFLIESVTLSLFGGAIGVGLGAGLGLLVGAYSPLPAAIETWAVLSGLGIASSVGLFFGIFPAMRAAKLDPVDCLHSE from the coding sequence ATGCATCTTCAAGAAGGAATAATAATAGCCGCCCGCGCCATCTATGCAAATAAACTGCGCTCAATTCTAACGCTAATTGGCATAATTATCGGTGTGGCAACTGTTATAGCCGTAGTATCTGTAATCAGCGGCATGAATAAATATGTAGCCGATAAAATCAACTCAATGGGATCGACAACCTTCTGGGTAGATCGCTTTGGCTTGATTACAACTCATGAACAATTTCTCGAAGCAAGAAAACGCAAGAAAATCACTATTGATGATATGTTGGCAGTTGATCGCTATTGCGAGTTGTGCGAGAAAGTCGGCGGCTCTTCCCAAACTCGCCGCAACGTCAAATTCAAATCAAATTATTTAGAGGATATTAGTATTATCGGCTCAACTTCAAATTATGTGGAAATATCGGATATCGATATTGACTATGGCCGGGCATTCCTCGAATCGGATGATCAGCGTCGGTCGGCAGTTTGTCTGATAGGTCCCGACTTGGTGGAATATTTGTTTTTTGATGAAGACCCGATTAATAAAATGCTTAAAATCGGCAGCTGCTATTTTCGAGTAATAGGCGTCGGCAATAAAAGAGGCTCGTTCCTCGGGCAGAATCAGGACAACTGGGTTGCCATACCGATACGGACTTTCCAGAAATACTTCGGTAGGCATCGTGAAGTTGAATTGCATATCAAGGCGTCATCTGTTGCCCAGATGGAGGAGACGCAGGATGAGGTTAGAGTAATCCTTCGCAACCGCCGCGGTGATAGATATAAAGACCCGGACAGCTTCGGTATGGTTACCGCCGAATCTATTATGGAGATTTATAATAATCTCACCGGCACCGCCTGGATTGTCTTAATTGGAGTTGCCAGCATCTCTTTAATTGTCGGCGGTATCGTAATTATGAATATAATGCTTGTCTCCGTAACCGAAAGAACACGCGAAATCGGCATCAGGAAAGCAATCGGCGCTAAGAGGCGCGATATACTCTGGCAGTTTCTAATCGAATCTGTAACTCTTTCGCTGTTTGGCGGCGCTATCGGTGTTGGTTTAGGCGCTGGTTTGGGGCTTTTAGTTGGAGCATATTCGCCATTACCAGCAGCAATTGAAACATGGGCAGTATTGTCTGGCTTAGGCATTGCTTCATCTGTAGGGTTGTTCTTTGGCATTTTCCCGGCGATGAGGGCGGCTAAGTTAGACCCGGTTGATTGTTTGCATTCAGAGTAA
- a CDS encoding ABC transporter permease, with product MEFQEFIENTLMALQTIKSHKLRSFLTILGVLIGVASIIGMVSLIEGLNKSMAQQIESLGSSAIYVSKYKPGIQMGRRSSAERNRPDMIFADAMAIDKYCSLIEAVAPQNHYTKSGGNTAKYKSYEAKNFAFFGTVPGYEIVNSAYVENGRFLTDNDIKYRAFVCVIGQDVAKNLFPGIDPVGKQISVNGDKFTVIGVMETRKTIMGDGGNNFILISYGAFEKIHPEEKALWLACKARGPEVMQQAIDQVTDLMRRRHGLKYNDENDFAVFTQENMMEMWEQLTQAVWLAMIIISSIGLLVGGVGVMNIMLVSVTERTREIGIRKAVGAKRSSILWQFLIEASVLSSIGGVLGIIIGILLSQFIAAVTPLPAAISVPWVIIGFTFSVAVALIFGLYPAARASRLDPIECLHYE from the coding sequence ATGGAATTTCAAGAATTTATAGAAAACACATTAATGGCTCTTCAAACAATTAAGTCTCATAAACTGCGTTCATTTTTAACCATTCTCGGTGTCTTGATAGGTGTTGCATCAATCATTGGCATGGTCTCGCTAATTGAGGGTTTAAACAAATCAATGGCTCAGCAGATTGAGAGTCTTGGCTCAAGCGCAATCTATGTATCCAAGTATAAACCGGGAATCCAGATGGGACGGCGAAGCTCAGCCGAACGCAATCGCCCGGATATGATTTTTGCGGATGCCATGGCTATCGATAAATATTGCTCCTTAATCGAGGCAGTTGCCCCCCAGAATCACTATACAAAATCCGGCGGGAATACCGCAAAATATAAAAGCTATGAAGCTAAAAACTTTGCCTTTTTTGGAACTGTGCCCGGTTATGAGATAGTTAACAGCGCCTATGTGGAAAACGGAAGGTTCCTTACTGACAATGATATTAAATACCGCGCTTTCGTTTGTGTTATCGGTCAGGATGTTGCGAAAAATCTATTCCCTGGCATCGACCCTGTCGGCAAGCAAATTTCAGTGAATGGGGATAAATTCACGGTTATTGGCGTTATGGAAACGCGAAAAACCATAATGGGCGACGGCGGAAATAATTTTATTCTTATTTCCTACGGCGCTTTTGAAAAAATCCACCCTGAGGAAAAGGCGCTCTGGCTGGCATGCAAAGCAAGAGGGCCGGAGGTAATGCAGCAGGCAATTGATCAGGTAACCGACCTTATGCGACGCCGACATGGCCTAAAATACAACGATGAGAACGATTTTGCCGTTTTTACGCAGGAAAACATGATGGAAATGTGGGAACAGCTTACGCAAGCTGTCTGGCTGGCGATGATTATTATCTCCTCAATCGGATTATTAGTCGGCGGTGTTGGCGTTATGAATATCATGCTGGTATCGGTTACCGAAAGAACGCGCGAGATTGGCATACGTAAAGCTGTTGGTGCTAAAAGATCCAGCATATTATGGCAGTTTCTAATCGAGGCGTCAGTACTATCGAGTATTGGCGGTGTTTTAGGAATCATAATAGGTATATTATTATCCCAGTTTATAGCCGCAGTTACGCCGTTACCGGCGGCGATTTCAGTTCCCTGGGTGATTATCGGATTCACATTCTCCGTAGCGGTAGCTTTAATCTTTGGCTTATATCCTGCGGCGCGCGCTTCGCGTCTCGACCCAATCGAATGTCTCCATTACGAGTAG